The Plasmodium berghei ANKA genome assembly, chromosome: 8 genome has a segment encoding these proteins:
- a CDS encoding helicase SKI2W, putative translates to MAYLYSNLSDFWTSDDEEDGDRTDEDFDEDSENNYKDHTNKNYINEERKKNNNKNNELSNYDANKSYNEFEKREDEEELQNTWNIHNTNICSPTSATSNTNINAVTESETALGLVDLMKDCGNELFDNIPISSILQNYDINNFIYNDNLLKYCEAGVTINNESSCNEPLTLNEDFNFNCYSHFDYINPPNIKSSYTSTKDKESNAMDLISIENGENNFIDMCIQNKDELNHKIKDISVKEVSNETVKEEGIQEDKKIGNEIINETMKKLEVVPEKQNVKYIRKKWVIEDNESDVSNFSKNDLLLSYDFELDDFQKRSVKHINNFKHVFVAAHTSAGKTLIAEHAIALSIKLNKKAIYTSPIKALSNQKYYEFKNIFKNVGIITGDVKMNVNANCLIMTTEILRNLLYLNDNIINNIHCVIFDEVHYVNDEFRGVIWEESIIMLPPHVQIVLLSATVPNYLQFADWVGFTKQKEVIAISTKKRPVPLLHYIYAHDSLFLIMDEKNKFYSSAFKEIYIKIREKEESGKKGKELMGSSHGGKKKIYYSDAKNNKDNQMEKQNKTGTANNSGDKQNNTVKGYYQYCKQKQKQRMFQNEANMKTEIQKLQALIKKLDEDNKLPVVLFCFSRIKCETYAKSMPHLNFLDNKKKSKVHLFIKESASKLCDQDRELNQIKILSKLLENGIGVHHSGLLPILKEIVEILFSKGLIKVLFATETFAMGINMPAKSVIFTSIYKHDHLKKRILTSSEYTQMSGRAGRRSSDSYGYVYIYCSDNIPDQVQLTEMMMQKAVSLKSKFKVTYNMILKLLINKQINIEKMLFSSFLESCRALQIPLFKKDLKRKKKILQNIKQVECVYTSDLNHIAPIENYVYIDHKLKNVGLNLHKKLFDMKNSNAFVVGRIMLLNTIDLFRSSVYAVYLGCDKSSNKKKNNKVNFAQNSIFFFQNNKEENEIMERFFFLFILPDFIGYGDLTNNTNSTNTHKNGTNNSTTVYNANMNTEKTQLTSENINMYENYKNVFACTNNKKDINIIYHSTFDTNDMNKKHFVVCSNVGIENISLITNTTIKIPNVSTNALLNNPKNLLLYTLELDRLIKKETFEPFTLTKMLKSLKCEFYSVLINQSDYLESLKKSLCYNCSLKDEHYELVCKKNDCINDIENIERNINAKSLNLYEDLEGKLNVLKHFSFIDDDNNLTIKGKIASYITLTDEITLTQIIFENVLNNLNPPEIAAVLSCFVSPEKKVEESPDLTLNLQDIKLALTNIHSKFEEFYRVIRLKISTEEHWKLCNFKLMFIAYKWALGVSFSELLEQSEFEEGLIVRSIQRLDNLCRKVRIAFLYLGNADLAEKTEKASLLLRRDIVFTTSLYLQ, encoded by the coding sequence atggcatatttatattcgaATTTGTCTGATTTTTGGACGAGTGATGATGAAGAAGATGGGGATCGAACTGACGAAGATTTCGATGAGGATtcagaaaataattataaagatcatacaaataaaaattatataaatgaagaaagaaaaaaaaataataataaaaataatgaattatcCAATTATGATGCAAACAAAAGTTATAATGAATTTGAAAAGAGGGAAGATGAAGAAGAGTTACAAAATACTTGGAACATACACAACACTAATATTTGTTCCCCTACATCCGCCACTTCAAATACGAACATAAATGCTGTGACAGAGAGTGAAACAGCTTTGGGTTTAGTAGATTTAATGAAAGATTGTGGAAATGaattatttgataatatacCGATCTCTAgtattttacaaaattatgatataaacaattttatttataatgataatctattaaaatattgtgAAGCTGGTGTaactataaataatgaaagtTCATGTAATGAGCCTCTAACATTAAATGAggattttaattttaattgttatagtcattttgattatataaatcCCCCAAATATTAAATCTTCTTATACATCTACAAAAGATAAAGAATCAAATGCTATGGATTTAATAAGTATCGAAAATggtgaaaataattttatagatATGTGTATCCAAAATAAAGACGAACTTaatcataaaattaaagacATTTCTGTAAAAGAAGTTTCGAACGAAACGGTGAAAGAGGAAGGTATACAAgaagacaaaaaaataggCAATGAAATAATCAACGAAACgatgaaaaaattagagGTGGTACctgaaaaacaaaatgtaaaatacataagaaaaaaatgggtGATTGAAGACAATGAATCTGATGTATCTAACTTTTCTAAGAATGATTTACTACTAAGTTATGATTTTGAACTTGATGATTTTCAAAAAAGATCagtaaaacatataaataattttaaacatGTATTTGTTGCAGCACATACATCAGCAGGTAAAACATTAATAGCAGAACATGCTATAGCATTatcaataaaattaaataaaaaggcAATTTATACAAGCCCTATAAAAGCTTTAAGtaatcaaaaatattatgaatttaaaaatatatttaaaaatgttggAATAATAACCGGTGATGTAAAAATGAATGTTAATGCAAATTGTCTAATTATGACTACAGAAATATTACGAAATTTActatatttaaatgataatattattaataatatacattgTGTAATTTTTGATGAAGTTCATTATGTAAATGATGAGTTTAGAGGGGTTATATGGGAAGAGTCAATAATAATGCTCCCTCCACATGTCCAAATAGTATTATTAAGTGCTACTGTTCCTAATTATTTACAATTTGCTGATTGGGTTGGTTTtacaaaacaaaaagaaGTTATTGCAATTTcgacaaaaaaaagaccAGTGCCATTGttgcattatatatatgctcaCGATTctctatttttaattatggatgaaaaaaataaattttactCATCTGcttttaaagaaatatatattaaaattagaGAAAAGGAGGAATCGGGTAAAAAGGGAAAAGAACTAATGGGATCGTCACATGgagggaaaaaaaaaatttattattctgatgcaaaaaataataaagataatcaaatggaaaaacaaaataaaacagGTACTGCCAATAACTCTGGAGACAAACAAAATAACACAGTAAAAGGCTATTATCAATATTGCAAGCAAAAACAAAAGCAAAGAATGTTTCAAAATGAAGCTAACATGAAAACTgaaattcaaaaattaCAAGCCCTTATTAAAAAGTTAGATGAAGATAATAAACTTCCAgttgttttattttgtttttctagAATAAAATGTGAAACATATGCAAAAAGTATGCCACATTTAAACTTTTTAgataataagaaaaaatctAAAGtgcatttatttataaaagaatCGGCTTCCAAACTATGTGATCAAGATAGAGaattaaatcaaataaaaatattatcaaaattattgGAGAATGGTATAGGAGTGCATCATAGTGGTTTGTTGccaatattaaaagaaattgttgaaattttattttcaaaaggTTTAATAAAAGTATTATTTGCGACTGAAACATTTGCTATGGGTATTAATATGCCAGCTAAATCAGTAATTTTTACTTCGATTTATAAGCAtgatcatttaaaaaaaagaatattaaCATCTTCAGAATATACACAAATGTCTGGTAGGGCAGGAAGGAGATCATCTGACTCATATggatatgtttatatttactGCTCTGATAATATTCCTGATCAAGTACAATTAACAGAAATGATGATGCAAAAGGCAGTTAGCTTAAAAAGTAAATTTAAAGttacatataatatgatattaaaattgttaataaataaacaaattaatattgaaaaaatgttattcAGTTCATTTTTAGAAAGTTGTAGAGCATTACAAATAcctttatttaaaaaagatttaaagagaaaaaaaaaaatattgcaaaatattaaacaaGTTGAATGTGTATATACAAGTGATTTGAACCATATTGCACCGATagaaaattatgtatatatagatcataaattaaaaaatgtcggattaaatttacataaaaaattattcgATATGAAAAATAGTAATGCTTTTGTTGTTGGAAGAATTATGCTTCTAAATACTATCGATCTATTTCGTAGTTCGGTTTATGCTGTTTATTTAGGATGTGATAAAAgtagtaataaaaaaaaaaataataaagtaaATTTTGCTCAAAATagtattttcttttttcaaaataataaagaagaaaatgaaataatggaacgatttttctttttatttattttacccGATTTTATCGGGTATGGCGATTTGACAAATAATACTAATTCTACTAATACCCACAAAAATGGTACGAATAATTCAACAACCGTTTATAACGCAAATATGAATACAGAAAAAACACAATTGACTtcagaaaatataaatatgtacgaaaattataaaaatgtatttgcATGTACTAACAATAAAAaggatataaatattatttaccaCTCCACATTCGATACTAAtgatatgaataaaaaacattttgTTGTGTGCTCAAATGTAggtatagaaaatatatctcTTATTACAAATACTACAATAAAGATACCAAATGTTAGTACAAATGCACTTTTAAATAATcctaaaaatttattattatatacattggAATTAGATagattaataaaaaaagaaactTTTGAACCGTTTACTCTAACAAAAATGTTAAAGTCGTTGAAGTGTGAATTTTATTCTGTACTTATTAATCAATCTGATTATTTAGaaagtttaaaaaaatctCTTTGTTATAATTGTAGTCTAAAAGATGAGCATTATGAACTTGTctgtaaaaaaaacgatTGTATAAATGATATTGAAAACATtgaaagaaatataaatgcaaaatcattaaatttatatgaagATTTAGAAGGAAAattaaatgttttaaaacatttttcatttattgaTGATGACAACAATTTAACAATAAAAGGGAAAATAGCTAGTTATATTACATTAACAGATGAAATAACATTAACACAgattatttttgaaaatgttCTTAACAATTTAAATCCACCAGAAATTGCAGCTGTTTTATCATGTTTTGTTTCACCAGAAAAAAAGGTAGAAGAATCACCAGACCTTACTCTAAATTTACAAGATATTAAATTAGCTCTAACAAATATTCATAGTAAATTTGAAGAATTTTATAGAGTTATACGACTTAAAATTAGCACAGAAGAACATTGGAAATTATGTAATTTTAAACTAATGTTTATAGCCTATAAATGGGCACTTGGTGTATCATTTTCAGAGTTGTTAGAACAATCAGAATTTGAAGAAGGTTTGATTGTTAGATCTATACAGCGATTGGATAACTTATGCAGAAAGGTTAGAATCGCTTTCTTGTATCTTGGAAATGCCGATTTGGCGGAAAAGACTGAAAAGGCGTCTCTTCTTTTACGACGTGACATTGTGTTTACTACGTCCTTATATTTGCAATAA
- a CDS encoding exportin-7, putative: MSEAELQQLQVLCEAMYCGNKEEQNQAHTILLPLVSNVGNVSKLKNILGSTTHVHTLIFTTSGLLQLITNEWNKIENNEKEELKEFVISYLYNKGVELLNLSSNILGNFVRLYVRIVKLSWLENTNYALITKQVEYFLNSVTSHWIIGLYIYAALIEDMHPQCGVNSAKSRRCAISFRDYVLKDIFKVGIETLEEFVKGSIRIELRVEENRLLMKVLELIYNSLSFDFMGTMINDESSDENISLMIPQSWDIFNEKNIPKLFFDMYEICMSEVDDIRNCCGKYCIRSLILLGSLRKTFFSNEKQKIRYMNEFLGGINKIIEKKIGLHDEDCFHELCRLIGKIDTSIRLQELSTYSNFLSWCNNIYLFTMDGMKNWKYLCNSKHYLLGIWSNMLNIIPPKVIKEINSKTDEKELLNDVINNKNFFIKKNNNSISNSFNTNNDIDNKYLIICDYIYNITIVFINSRLELAKYICETGDSCEIENPLYNDVLRSEQLELISNLCKLQYNFIGGKILSIFYELKNNHENNLINKSVFIEQTTWLVFIISSIISTSAISNMKFANSDNFKINSELCFLVFSLMEQTNKSSEVFEYLEFAYLNCLELFKKVYINGKKNNNFLKEMRSIASRIISASGNNNSITNSSNNNVNASGNNFSGSSLISSKNDEENNDPLIDLIISKILFNLNNRLEYDQIIKRSLDLFHDLVSGMNIVCLEDKTPKLIVFARLLLKNEKILKLLHSRDTKFLEVSKYYKYRTNYYLILTKLLFMEQNTNSLSFEEYISPINNLLECIKREIDINGKDIILKNNAIKLSFIGALRDLRGICMACNNVETYNMFFNFFINSHPLEDNKMNILTSLVEIIWDTYEICVPFLKFMCEFVYNKSQRITFPKSSPNGILLFKVVSNILIIISNNLLQKDKFCDIYKEKYKIISLLLNMFNNCLNGDFVNFAIFDLYNDDILNNSLNLALNMCLVIPTNDLLSYIKHLKPYFSFLDLVTKNFFQRILNLEFQLIADIIHNVKEGLCSFDYTVSMTCCSILDNIVTYIFTNRKSSSEQGQIIKNFLENQPQALKEVLNLMFHLILGGNFGSTWSMSQPLLGLILLDAQGYFKIQEQLISQQSEEKKQKLRHSFCKLMDHIDSNLASNNRENFTRNLYTFAQEIRNILI; this comes from the exons atgaGCGAGGCGGAGTTGCAGCAGCTTCAAGTTCTTTGTGAAGCTATGTATTG tGGAAACAAAGAAGAACAAAATCAGGCACATACAATTTTACTACCATTAGTGAGCAATGTAGGAAATGTTAGCAAactgaaaaatatattgggGAGCACAACACATGTGCatacattaatatttactaCATCTGGTTTACTCCAGTTAATAACAAACGAATGGAATAAAATCGAAAATAATGAGAAAgaagaattaaaagaatttgtaatatcatatttatataataaaggGGTTGAGTTATTAAATCTGTCATCTAATATATTAGGCAATTTTGTTCGATTATATGTACGTATAGTTAAATTATCATGGTTAGAAAATACAAACTATGCATTAATAACAAAACAAgtagaatattttttaaattcagTAACAAGCCATTGGATTATaggtttatatatatatgctgCTTTGATTGAAGATATGCATCCTCAATGTGGTGTAAATTCAGCAAAAAGCCGAAGGTGCGCTATATCGTTTCGTGATTATGtattaaaagatatatttaaagTAGGTATAGAAACATTAGAAGAATTTGTAAAAGGAAGTATAAGAATAGAATTAAGAGTAGAAGAAAATCGATTACTTATGAAAGTACTtgaattaatttataatagtTTATCATTTGATTTTATGGGTACAATGATAAATGATGAAAGTTCcgatgaaaatatatctcTTATGATACCTCAATCTTGGGACatatttaatgaaaaaaatattcccaaattattttttgatatgtATGAAATATGTATGTCTGAAGTAGATGATATAAGAAATTGCTGTGGTAAATATTGTATTAGATCACTAATATTATTAGGAAGTTTAAggaaaacatttttttcaaacgAAAAACAAAAGATACGTTATATGAATGAATTTTTAGGGGGCatcaataaaataattgaaaaaaaaataggtTTACATGATGAAGATTGCTTCCATGAATTATGCAGACTGATTGGTAAAATAGATACAAGTATAAGATTACAAGAATTAAGTACATATTCTAATTTCCTTTCATGgtgtaataatatatatttatttacaatGGATGGAATGAAAAAttggaaatatttatgtaatagcaaacattatttattagGTATTTGGAGTAATATGCTAAATATTATACCCCCAAAAGTaattaaagaaattaatagtaaaactgatgaaaaagaattattaaatgatgttattaataataaaaacttttttataaaaaaaaataataatagtatatCTAACAGTTTTAATACTAATAACGATATcgataataaatatttaattatttgtgattatatatataacattacAATTGTGTTTATAAACTCAAGATTAGAACTTgctaaatatatttgtgaaACAGGCGATAGTTGCGAAATAGAAAATCCATTATACAATGATGTATTAAGAAGCGAACAACTTGAATTAATATCTAATTTATGTAAATtacaatataattttatagggggtaaaatattatctatattttatgaattaaaaaataatcacGAAAATAAtcttataaataaatcgGTTTTTATAGAACAAACAACATGGCTAGTATTTATTATCTCTTCTATAATTTCTACAAGCGCTATATCAAATATGAAATTTGCAAATTctgataattttaaaattaattcaGAACTATgttttttagttttttcattaatggAGCAAACAAATAAATCTTCAGAAGTTTTTGAATATCTTGAATTTGCATATCTAAATTGTTTAGagttatttaaaaaagtatatatcaatggaaaaaaaaataataatttcttGAAAGAAATGAGATCAATTGCTTCGAGAATAATATCTGCCTcaggaaataataattccaTTACAAATtcttcaaataataatgttaatGCCAGTGGAAATAACTTCTCTGGATCGTCCCTTATTTCGAGCAAAAATGacgaagaaaataatgacCCTTTAATAGACTTAATTATTagcaaaatattattcaatTTGAATAACCGCCTTGAATATgatcaaataataaaaagaagTTTAGATTTATTTCATGATTTAGTATCTGGTATGAATATAGTATGCTTAGAAGACAAAACACCTAAGTTAATTGTCTTTGCtagattattattaaaaaacgagaaaattttaaaattattgcATAGTAGAGATACGAAATTTTTAGAAGTctcaaaatattataaatatagaacaaattattatttaatattaaccaaattattatttatggaACAAAATACTAATTCATTATCTTTTGAAGAATACATATCAccaataaataatttactcgaatgtataaaaagagaaatagatataaatggaaaagacattatattaaaaaataatgcaataaaattatcatttatcGGTGCGTTAAGAGATTTAAGAGGAATATGCATGGCATGCAATAATGTCgaaacatataatatgttttttaatttttttattaacagtCATCCATTagaagataataaaatgaatatattaacatcATTAGTAGAAATAATATGGGATACATATGAAATTTGTGTTCCATTCCTTAAATTTATGTGCgaatttgtatataataaatcaCAAAGAATTACATTCCCCAAATCATCACCTAAtggaatattattatttaaagtCGTTTCGAATATActcattattatatcaaataatttattacaaaaagataaattctgtgatatatacaaagaaaaatataaaataatatcacTTTTGTTAAACATGTTTAATAATTGTTTAAATGGGgattttgttaattttgcTATATTTGATCTATATAACgatgatatattaaacaaTTCATTAAATCTAGCTTTAAACATGTGTTTAGTTATACCAACAAAtgatttattatcatatattaagCACCTTAAACcctatttttcatttcttgACTTAGTTACTAAAAATTTCTTCCAAAGAATATTAAATCTCGAATTTCAACTTATAGCTGATATTATCCATAATGTAAAGGAAGGTTTGTGCTCTTTTGACTATACCGTATCTATGACATGTTGTTCTATTTTAGACAACATTGTTacgtatatatttacaaacCGAAAGAGTTCAAGCGAGCAAGGCCAG ataataaaaaactttTTGGAAAATCAACCCCAAGCTCTTAAGGAAGTCCTAAATCTAATGTTCCACTTGATATTAGGAG GCAACTTTGGTAGCACGTGGAGTATGTCGCAACCATTATTGGGTCTAATATTACTTGATGCCCAAGGCTATTTTAAGATACAAGAACAACTTATATCTCAACAAAGCGAAGAAAAAAAGCAAAA aTTGAGACACAGTTTTTGCAAATTAATGGATCACATTGACTCAAATTTAGCCTCCAACAACAGG GAAAATTTCACCCGAAATCTGTATACATTTGCTCAAGAAATacgaaatattttaatttaa
- a CDS encoding SET domain protein, putative, which yields MSTLIKILENTSEFGFCSRVVKLQGGKYEKNSKKDERQKNIANHPRKWLDYFNDIVKDELKDVNSKKYDIINNNSEAIIPLLKNHISCGLLLNNPFDFKLNAKSAWYEDKKKIIKEQTKKNRYLNMQKDAFLKGKRIKNNKITFDDLIWDNKLKRYVNIRDQQCHKDVNGLQYTKQTYNELNHKKKKNYSKKINKNSVIEFKEQKQNPFLESHMNLKNICPNKLDYQERDDRIRNNGFWLCGFNSCDRRNKKSNNKNVQIVGTHTYIGDDKKIEDSRVNKNSCEQNYAHYSDENIIKNVFERDIRTIGYEVENEIIFQSESIKNALTKDKYDNIIMIQDKECDKIKLVANKNIEIGDVIFIEDCFLETSIDLNDLWKTFNSLNNEQKTQLNYITEFININKKNKKKDIEIYNQNKNSILKKHDQNGDKNRYISYQDRDRSNYESDYIIERLSNFREIKEGNTYKHNLSNIGSSEVYVPKMDTEKINSTIIESSKADFFKRKTTDDEQYINNLIKFEAFTDILKNSFISPKNKNNILLFKKAYFLNHSCFPNSSYCFMDNNKICFIAMRKINMYDEISISFINELYASIEYRKKKLSDIKNTSCSCNRCLQIIDENRNILCSFCKYVYVTNKIDEQYKKAMETKNKLLLENEKYNFGGQSVGSFGVNTLEQIPNKTKPVGNGNMQSEEVNDNIYMNNINYLKSANKRSNMFDNTTNIKINNYAYRSESLKGYKKENEENKYYKHQTYFGNMGEMTRGIKNDSGSSPENFNNYIPFSTQGNNRICNKENKFEKDDHIFQKSNLLNSALLDSNSDGTKRKNKMRPNYKLPKVSSLENNINLDSNLLDILNTKNVEEQIGYCKLHNNNTWKCDRCIENISEYSIPLSSESLFIKEYTIIKEKINNEKCDIESIISKIEKSLLYVIAILGKKHWLYAAFNYLIADLSFSLYNNHIDYSDYNNCSCYKDHKKSDIPSQAILLKGFKSFHIFLDFIQINCPYTIHTDLVPLVLKFLIILIYTYNYESFYDFAKSGFLELIKQKYGPWDISYISLLYSFKICYEQINNSGTQNIKILFSLAELAKSNMSTNHFY from the coding sequence atgtctACATTAATTAAGATTTTAGAAAATACGAGCGAATTTGGTTTTTGTTCACGTGTAGTAAAATTACAAGGaggaaaatatgaaaaaaattcgAAAAAAGATGAGAggcaaaaaaatatagctAATCATCCTAGAAAATGGCTCGATTATTTCAATGATATAGTAAAAGATGAATTAAAAGATGTGAattctaaaaaatatgatataataaataataattcagaAGCAATTATCcctttattaaaaaatcatattaGCTGTGGGTTGTTATTAAACAACCCTTTTGATTTTAAACTAAATGCAAAGAGTGCATGGTatgaagataaaaaaaaaataataaaagagcaaacaaagaaaaataggtatttaaatatgcaaaaagatgcatttttaaaaggaaaaagaataaaaaataataaaataacttTTGACGATTTAATATGGGacaataaattaaaaaggtATGTTAATATACGAGATCAACAATGTCACAAAGATGTAAATGGTCTACAATATACAAAACAAACttataatgaattaaatcataaaaaaaaaaaaaactattcaaaaaaaattaataaaaatagtgtGATCGAATTTAAAGAACAAAAACAGAATCCCTTCTTAGAAAGCCatatgaatttaaaaaacatttgTCCAAATAAATTAGATTACCAAGAAAGGGATGATAGAATACGAAATAATGGTTTTTGGTTATGTGGCTTTAATAGTTGTGatagaagaaataaaaaaagtaataataaaaatgttcaAATTGTTGGCACACATACCTACATAGGcgatgataaaaaaatagaagaTAGTAGGgtcaataaaaatagttgtGAACAAAATTATGCCCATTATTctgatgaaaatataataaaaaacgtGTTTGAACGAGACATAAGAACGATAGGATATGAAgtagaaaatgaaattatatttcaatCAGAATCTATTAAAAATGCATTAACTAAAGacaaatatgataatattataatgataCAAGACAAAGAATGtgacaaaataaaattagttgctaataaaaatattgaaatcGGAgatgttatatttatagaaGATTGTTTTTTAGAAACTTCAATCGACTTAAATGATTTATGGAAAACATTTAATTCTCTAAATAATGAACAGAAGACTCAATTAAACTATATTACagaatttattaatataaataaaaagaataaaaaaaaagatattgaaatatataatcaaaataaaaatagtatattAAAGAAACACGATCAAAATGGAGATAAAAATCGTTATATATCATATCAAGACCGAGATAGAAGTAACTATGAAAGTGATTACATTATAGAAAGACTTTCTAATTTTAGAGAAATAAAAGAAGGAAATACTTATAAACACAATTTATCTAATATAGGCTCTTCTGAAGTCTATGTACCAAAAATGGATactgaaaaaataaattccaCAATAATAGAATCTTCTAAAGCGGACTTTTtcaaaagaaaaacaacAGACGATGaacaatatattaataatttaataaaatttgaagCCTTTACagatattttaaaaaattcttttatttcaccaaaaaacaaaaataatatacttctttttaaaaaggcatattttttaaaccATAGCTGTTTTCCAAATAGTAGTTATTGTTTTAtggataataataaaatatgttttatagcgatgagaaaaataaatatgtatgaTGAAATTagtatttcttttattaatgAACTATATGCTTCTATcgaatatagaaaaaagaaattaagtgatattaaaaatacaagCTGTTCATGTAATAGATGCCTGCAAATTATCGATGAAAacagaaatatattatgttcattttgcaaatatgtatatgttacaaacaaaattgatgaacaatataaaaaagcaATGGaaactaaaaataaacttttattagaaaatgaaaaatataattttggaGGTCAATCAGTTGGAAGTTTTGGGGTTAATACGTTAGAGCAAATTccaaataaaacaaaaccAGTGGGCAACGGAAATATGCAGAGCGAAGAAGTAAATgacaatatttatatgaataacataaattatttaaaatcgGCTAATAAGAGAAGTAATATGTTTGATAATacaacaaatataaaaataaacaattatGCATATCGAAGTGAATCACTTAAAGGGtataaaaaggaaaatgaggaaaataaatattacaaGCATCAAACATATTTTGGTAATATGGGTGAAATGACAAGaggtataaaaaatgattcaGGCTCATCCCCCGAAAATTTTAACAATTATATCCCATTCTCAACACAAGGAAATAATAGAATATGtaataaagaaaacaaatttgaaaaagatgatcatatttttcaaaaatctAACCTTTTAAATTCGGCCCTTTTGGATAGTAATTCTGATGGTActaaaaggaaaaataaaatgcgaccaaattataaattgcCCAAGGTTAGTAGcttagaaaataatataaatttagatAGCAATTTATTAGACAttttaaatacaaaaaatgtagAGGAACAAATAGGATATTGTAAATtgcataataataatacatggAAATGTGATAGATGcatagaaaatatttctgAATATTCAATACCATTATCAAGCgaatcattatttataaaagaatatacaattataaaggagaaaataaataatgagaAATGTGATATTGAATCTATTATAAGCAAAATAGAGAAATCCTTATTATATGTCATAGCAATATTAGGAAAAAAACATTGGCTATATGCAgcatttaattatttaatagcAGATTTATCTTTCTCTCTTTATAATAATCATATTGATTATAGTGACTATAATAATTGCAGTTGTTATAAAgatcataaaaaaagtgaCATTCCAAGTCAAGCAATACTTTTAAAAGGTTTTAAAtcatttcatatttttttagatttTATCCAAATAAATTGTCCATATACAATTCATACCGATTTGGTGCCACTAGTtttgaaatttttaataatattgatatatacatataattatgaGTCGTTTTATGATTTTGCAAAATCGGGATTCTTAGAATTAATTAAGCAGAAATATGGTCCATGGGACATATCTTATATCTCTTTGTTATATTCATTCAAAATATGTTatgaacaaattaataattcagGGAcccaaaatataaaaatactttTTTCATTAGCTGAATTAGCCAAAAGTAATATGAGCACgaatcatttttattga